The Desulfonatronum thiodismutans nucleotide sequence GTACAAGACCGCCGTCTTCTACAACGACGAGTCCCAGCGCATCGCAGCCGAAGCCTCCAAGCAGGCCCTTGATGCCTCCGGCCGGTTCTCCAAGCCCGCGGCCACGTTGATCCTTCCGGCCCAAGCCTTCTATCCCGCCGAGGACTACCACCAGAATTACTCCGAAACCAACCCGGCCCACTATCAGCGATACCGGGTGCTATCCGGTCGTCAACCCTTCCTGGACGCGCATTGGAGCGACACCGTGGTCCAGCCGCGCTCCACGGCCAAGGGATTTGCCGCCCCGTTCGTCAAGCCTTCCCGTGACGCGCTGCAAGCCAAGCTAACCCCGCTCCAGTTCCAGGTCACCCAGGAGAATGGTACGGAACCGCCTTTCAAGAACGCCTACTGGGACAACAAACGTCCGGGAATTTATGTGGACGTGGTCTCCGGAGAGCCGCTGTTCAGCACCCTGGACAAGTTTGATTCCGGCACGGGATGGCCCAGCTTCTCCAAGCCCTTGGTCGCTGAGAACATTACCGAGCACGTGGACCGCAAGTTGTTCATGCGCCGCACCGAGGTCCGCAGCAAACACGCCGACTCCCACCTGGGCCACGTCTTCCCCGACGGTCCGGAGCCCACCGGCCTGCGCTACTGCATCAATTCCGCAGCCCTGCGCTTCATCCCCCAGGAAGATTTGGAGCAGGAGGGCTACGGGCAATTCACAACGCTGTTCCGGAAATAGTTCCGGAAATAGCTGCTCTCGGATGTTTCCCGTAATGCAAAAAGGCGGCCTTTTGGGCCGCCTTTTTGCGTTACGTCATCCAAGGAGATCAACCTTGCGATTCCATATTCGCGGGCATGGGCGCGGCCACCACTTCACCACGGACCGTGACCACGCCATTTGCCAGAACTTCCACCTCCACCACCAGCTTGCGTCGCTTGCGCTCCCGGACCCGTCCGCGCAGCTCCAGTTCCGCGCCCAACGGGGTGGGCTTGAGAAAATCCACGTGCAATGAGGCGGTGACATATCGCCCCAGAGGCTCGCCTGCGGCGCGGTCAGCTCCCGCCGCGGCGGCCGTCCCCACGCCGTGGCAGTCCACCAGCGAAGCCAGCAGTCCGCCATACACAAACCCCGGCACGGCGATATGCTCCGGTTTGGGCGTAAACATGGCCACGGACGTTTGCCCGTCCCAGAAGCTTTTCACGTGCAGCCCGTCCGGATTGTTCCGACCGCAACCGTAGCAATGGCTGAGTTCGTCGGCGTACTGATGTTGGATAGGGATTAGTGATTTCATGATCACCCACGCATCTGTTTATACGCAGCGATCAGCCCGTTGGTGGACGCGTCATGTCCGGATACAGGACCGTTCCCGGACAGTTCCGGCAGGATGGCCTTGGCCAGTTCCTTGCCCAGCTCCACGCCCCATTGATCAAAAGAGTTGATCCGCCAGATGACGCCCTGGACGAAAATCTTGTGCTCGTACAGCGCGATCAGGCTGCCCAGGACGTGGGGCGTCAGCTTTGGAAAGAGGATCGAGTTGGTGGGCCGATTGCCCGGAAACACCTTGTGCGGCAGGATCTTTTCGATCCGCGACCGGTCCATGCCC carries:
- the msrB gene encoding peptide-methionine (R)-S-oxide reductase MsrB, which produces MSKHTGTYTSTIMALITILNLMIATTMAEAKERTMQHAPETIQTATLAGGCFWCLESDLRNLDGVLEAISGYTGGTVEHPTYEQVVGGGTGHVEAVQVRFDPTKTSYSEILDAFWRSIDPTDPGGQFADRGSQYKTAVFYNDESQRIAAEASKQALDASGRFSKPAATLILPAQAFYPAEDYHQNYSETNPAHYQRYRVLSGRQPFLDAHWSDTVVQPRSTAKGFAAPFVKPSRDALQAKLTPLQFQVTQENGTEPPFKNAYWDNKRPGIYVDVVSGEPLFSTLDKFDSGTGWPSFSKPLVAENITEHVDRKLFMRRTEVRSKHADSHLGHVFPDGPEPTGLRYCINSAALRFIPQEDLEQEGYGQFTTLFRK
- a CDS encoding PaaI family thioesterase, with amino-acid sequence MKSLIPIQHQYADELSHCYGCGRNNPDGLHVKSFWDGQTSVAMFTPKPEHIAVPGFVYGGLLASLVDCHGVGTAAAAGADRAAGEPLGRYVTASLHVDFLKPTPLGAELELRGRVRERKRRKLVVEVEVLANGVVTVRGEVVAAPMPANMESQG